CTACCAACGTTGTCAACTCTTGCATATTTTCATCGAATCTatccaattcatccttAAGGTCCTTTGTTAATTTTAAAGTAGATTCTAAGTTTGTATTACCTCTAGCTGCCACTaatttaatcaaatcaatAGCCGATGATACTATATCAACACGATTTTGTAATTGAGTCTTCAACTTGTCAATTCTTCTAGCATCATCTTTTGGTATCTGCGTAACAAAGGTCGTGATGGTTTTCAAAGCATAGGTAGATGCAATAGATATACCTGATTTAATGGCAAATGTGACAGCTTGAGAACCCGCCTTAGATAATAATTCATCCATCGTGGCCTGTTTAAGGGGTTCGCAAGTTAAGTTTATTTTGAATGCAAACAACAATTCTTTCCCGATCTATAAAATTTATGTGAAGTCATTAATTAGTATTTAAGACATTTTAATGAGAAATGTACTGAAAAACATAACTGATATCCTTATGATTAAATTCATTTCGCAGTAAATGATCATTGGTTTTCTCTAAATCTTTGTGAATTAGATGGTTCCAAGTAGTTGCATCACCGTAAAGCATCGCTTGTGATCTAGCCATTTGTTTACCATCCTTGTTACAACGTTTACAGTGGTAGGTTTCATGGGTTTCACAAATAGttttatcattaaattgaaacaattgTTTCAAATTATCTGCAGAGAACAACCTTTCTACATCTTCTTTCGCATCAACAACGCATGAACTTAGCGATAATTTCATTGATTGCCgttgataaattttttcctctatGGAACCTGTTGATATGAATCTGTAGATGAAACAATCCTTCTTTTGACCATCTCTCCAAACACGGGCTAGTGCTTGTTGATCAGCAGCTGGATTCCAATCGGGATCTAAGAGAATCAATCTATTCGCGCCGATTAAATTAATACCACAACCACCGGCTTTAGAACTTAATAAAAATACAAATTCTTGACCCTCGGGATCGTTAAACCTATCGACTAGTTTCTGTCTCTTGTTGATACCCATAGTACCATCGAGTCTCACTGAACCGTACCTCTTTTGTCGACAGAGTTTTTCAATGAGATCAAGGGTCTGAGTGTAGTTAGAAATAATGACAATCTTATCATCAGATTCACTTCTGATCTTTGCTAAAAACCTTTCCaatatggaaaattttgaagaatattttaCCTGAAGATCTTTACGTTTCGAATTCCACTCGTAATCATCCGGTATTGATatttcatccaaattttcaatttcttcattaaaATCCACTAAATCTGGATGATTacacaattttttcaaaagaccaATAGCTTTTAAAGGTTGTGTACCACCAACACCTTTGACTAATTTTTTGACATCTCTCGATTCGAcatttttcttgtaaagttCACGTTGAAATGGTGTCAAATTCACAAATATAACATGTTCATATTTGCAAGGTAAATATTTGGCTAAAATATCATTTGTACGtctaatgataaattttgaaaccaCATATGATAATTGCGATAGTTTTTCTTGGCCCTTGCGTACATCTTCGTCAGTAGCGTCAGCATCACGACTCTTCAAGATaggaatttcaaaatttttacGAAATTCTGATCTTGATCCCAATAAACCTGGATTAGAGAAATTTAATAAAGCAAAATATTCTGAAAGGTCATTCTGAATGGGGGTACCAGAAAGAATAACACGACGAGAACAATCGATACTATCCAAAGATGTGAATGTTAATGAATCAGCATTTTTCAGTCTATGACCTTCATCAGCTAACATGAGTCCCAcattacaatttttgagTTGGTCTGTATTTCTCCTTAGAGTTTCATATGAAATGATTAAAACCGGTTTAACAATATTACGACCTTGTGCCTGTGCCCATGAATGAATTGCGCCTGATACACTTCCATTATTTAAAGAGCTCTTCTTACCATCAATCGCTAACGGTGATAAAGTACCGGGTCCCAACCATTTGTCCAATTCATTTGCCCAATTGTTAACTAAGGACGATGGACATACAATAATACATTTGTCAATAAGTCTTTTACCTTGAGGACCTTGCCTTAGGAGTGTCCACATTAATGCAATACATTGAAGGGTTTTACCCAATCCCATTTCATCTGCCATAATACAACCATATGCACCTCTATTAACCTCTTGAGTTGTATTTTCCACCCCCTTAGTAACAAGCTCTTTGTCTAGAAAGTCCTTCATGACAAGACCAGTAACACATCGATATAAAAACCTCACACCTTCCACTTGATGTGGTCTTAAAATTTTAGCCAATTTGGGATCAATTACTACTGGAAtgtttggaaattttttcGATTGAGTTTCGGTTTCACCAAGCAATTCCTTTAGTGATTTATTTCTTACACCATTAGTCATTAGCTGAACACGATTAATCTGGGTCTGTGAATTAGAGTCTGAACTTGATGGCGGTGCTACTGGTAACGAGTCATTACGTTCCATATCACCATCCACAGTGGGATCATAAAGGACAATAGCAAACTCATCAGTTGGATCATGAAGTGGTCTTGGTTCGGGTATTACTTTTTTCTTGGTACCTAAAGTTAGTGGGAGACTGTGTCGTTGTGTGTAACCTTTAATAGGAACTGTGAAGGATCTCCTTAAAgtattttcaattttagaGAGTCGTTGTGGATCTTGAGCTAGTCTATGCGCACTCAGTGCATCTGCTCTTACACGTctctcctcttcttcttcttcttcttctacaTTGTTCATACTCATATCCACGTCCACATCCATACCGGCATAGGATATTCCGGTTCTTCTACGTGTCCTACGGACGCTGTTATCATTCTCGACATTTCTTTTGTTATTATTCTTGTAAGGGACTTTAAAAGGTTTTGTCAACTCGGCAAATGATCCTTGTATATTTAAGGACCTAGGAACTAGCTTAGGATTCTCACCAGCACCAATACCATTAGGAGGACTATGGAGACGAGCCTTTACCATGAGTGGGAGGTTATGTGATTGATCGACCTTGATGTTTGTTGTTGCTTGTTAGTTATAACGCGCTAAGATCCgagtttttcttttcccttTCTTTACCGTATCGCGGTGTTTAATAACTTGGACGGTTACCGGTTCGATTCTCGCTAGAGGTATTGTGAAATCATGCTGGTTGCTTTGACCGAGATATCCACCGGATTTAAGCTTACGAGCGCAACAGGTACGAAGCGTTTTGGGTCCTTTTCTAAACGAACATGCCGCCGACGTCAAACGGACTGATACCACGGTGTTCTTTTAAGAGAGAACCGAAACTGTCACCGATCGCTTCGTACACACATCTCAGCGGTTATCTGCCCCCCCCCCCCCCACGCGGACATTTACCACCGCGCTCTAAAAATACGTCAATGACACATTCCCCAGTAAGAACACGCCAGATCTGCAATCGTACCACCTAATTATCGTCGGAAGTCGAAGATCATAACAACCGCGATTATTTCTAAGTGATTGACCGAGCTCTCGCGGTCGTACATTCTTCCGAAACAAGGGGGCAACCAGCGGGATCGTTCGGTACGCACGTACTTCCCGGGccctttctctttctctgCACCAATTGCGGAGAAAAAGTTTACTTCTGCTAGCCGCGCAAACAAAGGGGTCTTCCCCGCATCGGGTGACCTTCCGAAAGTGGTGAGACAAGAAAGCAATaaagagagaaagaagTCTAACACCCCAACACCCCGTTCGGTATCTGGAgtctttttttcttttttactTGTTTCTTAAAAAAAGTTCTGAAGTACATTTCAATATGGTTCCTGAAACTCGGTCCGAAGTTGCCTTAGGGATGCACTCCGCGACCCccgtttttttttttaatgcAGATACTATGAGAGTGCGTATATTCAGCCGCAGCTCAACTCCGAGCTACACCCATGGGTATGTATGTAGGGTCGGGAGGGTCGGATAGTGGAGTTAGGAGGAAATATGTCCCTCTCCCTTCCTACGCATTTTTCTAAGAACATAAGTACGTCACTCCGTCTCCTCTCGAGCATGAGGCTGTCCCTCTTTTGAATTGTTTGTTTCTTCCTTTCTGTCTTCCTTGTGGGGTGATGGAGCAGATAAATGTTTCCGATGTGGGTGGTGCCGTCTACTCTAGAAGATCGCTTGTATATAAGAGTGAGAACTACGGCGGGTCCAGAGTCCGTCCTCCGTGGTGTACCACGAAGAACGGAGTTCAGATTAGTTTCGATTTGTTTTATgacaaaataaaatgtcTACTAGTATTCCAGTATTGAATAGAAATCATTCTTTACCACCGCTCTTACTCCCGGCATCGAGACCTGTGAGTGGTGTTGGTAGTAGTGCAGAGACAAGACAAGATCCGTTCAGTACCGGCAGTAATGGTAAAAGAAGTGGTAGTTTGGAGGGATTAACCCAGCTCGCTACGAAAAGGGCTAGAATAGATGCTACTGGTGGTAGTGATGATGGTAGCAATTCAGTTCCGCTTCCATTGTTATTTGCTTCGCCCATTCCCCTAGTAGGTTCGTCGGCTCCGAAATCGGGATCTGTTTCTTCCGTTTCCTCTATGTCCTCCTTTTCCGATTCTTCTGCGTCTCCTCATGTCGGTGTTATGTTCGGTGATTACGGTATACGCGATGGGGTCCGCAGGAATAGTGACTATGCGACTGCGACTGAAAGGAAAAGTAGTAAAttaacaccaccaccaaccGCACCGTGTATGACTCGAGAAAGAAATTCTCCGAGGTCTAGTGCTAGTGGACCAAGTAGcggtagtggtagtaataGTAGCAAGCGTCAAAGAGTGGGACCAAGCTGTGATGGATGCCGGcttaaaaagattaaatgTGATGCGCATGTGGAAATCGTTTTGCAAGATCCAAGGGTTGTGTCACAAATTTCCAATAAACTTCATCAGGTGGTCTCTCGAGATCAGGTATCTCAAATGGATCTAAAAGTGGATATTTCGAACATTCCAATGGATTCTGTCTTGGTTAAAcatattgataaaattgttatGTTTAAACCATGTACGTCATGTAACAAGCGTCGCGCAAGTTTAGATGGAAGTCAGGGCCCACTGGATGGGAGAAATGACAACGTCACTGGTGGCGTATGTGTTTTCAGTAAGGGATTCACAAGAGCTGATATCAACGTTTTTGtcaaaatttgtaaaaagGTAGGTGGGAAACCTGTACAGGAAATGACTGTGGAAGATTATCATGAAGCTGGATTTTAAGGGTTATTGTTTGTTTCACGAGGAGAAGGAAATATAAAAGCATTGTAAAACTGTATAGATGATGTGACATTATTAAATAAATGTGTGTTTTTTTCCTCTTATTTGGGTTTAGAATAACAGTATTTTTGCCGCTACGCAAAACGCTACATCGACAACTAGCAGTGGTAGAGATTTGCGTCCGGCTTCTAATTCGTTATAGAGCGAGTACGACCTTTTCAATGCAATTAATGAAACGATTACCCATTCGATAATCGTAATGACAAAATTTTTACCCaatcttctaaattcatcgaCAACTGATAGTAAAAGACACCCGGCGATCCAGGTTACATTTGAATAACCATAAGTACTGACAAGTGGTATGAAATTTGTTGCCAATAATTTTTGAGCAATGAACGGTGTTAACAGCGTATAAGCGTAAAATAGCCATGCTGAATGGActaatttccaagattgaCGAGAGGAATCCTTGACCTCCGTTGAAATTCCCCCAAATACGCCATCGATACAAAGCGTGAAAAGTCCGCTGCCTAAAAACCTTGACATGACCACAGTTGCAGTTATCCATAGTGGTCCGTAGAGATCTGGCGGAGATGCTTCATTGCGTAGCGATAATGAACCTAGTACCCTTTTTCTAAAGTCTGCGGTGGTCAATTGGAAATAACGAGAATAGTAGTTGAGTAACCCTGGGGCTAAGGGacgttcttcttcaattggcTTTGGAGCAATTTCAGGTTCTATGTTTCTAATTGGTTCCGGTGGAACTTCCTCCAAGGGGGTGTCTGGTAATGTCTCCTCGAATGGATTTACACCAAAATCGTCAACGCCATCCAATCCGTCACTCATGCTTAATAGGTCTTCGCTTTATGTGTATTATAGACTCTTATAGGTCTGTCTAACGTCAATGTTCCGATCAATTGGGTTATTTGGAATAAAGTGTAAGGCCATATGATGCTCCGGGAAAAAATAGCtgataaaattaaaaaagaaatgcgCAAGCCCGGAATCGAACCAGGGGCTCATCGATGgcaacgatgaattttaccactaaacCACTTGCGCTTAGATACTTGTTGTAGAAAGATACTTCAAATTTCCACTACGTCCTTGGCGTAAATCATACTCAGATCATGCTTGTTTTCTCTCGACCTCTACATGTATACCAACTTACATGTAAACTACGAATACCATATTCGAAAAAAGCTTCAGGAAATCAGTGGCTAGTTTTATTCCAGCTCTTTTACGTTACTGATGCGTCTATTAGCAACGCAATCACACGTCGTACATGGATATGTGGGTAATAAAGCTGCGACTTTCCCCCTACAATGCTTAGGATGGGATGTCGACTGTTGTAACAGCGTCCAATTTTCCAATCATACTGGCTATGGATTGGATAAAGTTAGAGGTAATGCAACTACGGAATCACAATTAGATAATACTTTACAGGGAGTCATACAAAATTTCCCCCATGATTATGACGCATTATTATCTGGATATTTACCACATGCAGAATCAATAAGACTTATGGGATGTCATTACGCTGAGTACAAAAGACAAAATCCTCATGCGCTCTGGCTATTAGACCCAGTCATGGGAGATGAAGGTGAACTATACGTTTCTGAAAGTGTTGTGCCGGAATATAAAAGACTAATATTTGGACCGGATGTAGGAATCGATATTATTACGCCCaatcaatttgaattaGAACTTTTACATGGCTCTCCGGTAACAACTCTATCAGAATTGAATGACGTATTACATGGGATGCACAGATTTATTCCCATAATTGTAGTTTCTTCATTGGACACTAGGTTGTTTAATGATCCCAATAACATATTTATAGCCGCCTCTCAAGCTGGCAAACCGCCAGTGATCCTCCGAGTTCCTCTAATAGATTCTTATTTCACAGGTATTGGTGATATTTTTTCAGCACTTTTGATAGATAGGATTTACAAGCAACGCGATGAGTTGAATCTGGTTTCATGCGTTAACGATACACTTAACGTTGTGCAAGACGTATTGAAAGTGACAAGAGATCATTCTCCTCGAGGCGTTACAATGGGATCAACGTTAATGAAAGAATCAGAATTAAAGATCATTGAATGTAGGGATTTGTATGAAGGTCCTGGCGAAGAACAAGGACTTCAATTTAAGTATAAAGTTTTGTATTAGCTAAATAGGGCATCGTCTTGTTCCCAGCTTGAACGGAAGAACCAAGAGAATACCACAATGCTCGAATAGATGACTAGACCACCAGTGGTACACATAACACAGCTCATTAATCCAATTAGTCGACAGTGGTAAAAGACGGTAGGTAATGCAACACCACTTGTAACGAAAAGACCGGTCAGGAAATGGCCTAAATCCTGAGCATCACCTGCGTTTTCTGACATGAAATCTGCACCATCTAATGAACCCTTACCAAATAATGAATTAGGCAGAGGTGCTAATAGAAATATTAGCACATCTAATAAGGGGTAGTAATTGTGAAATAAAGCACAGCTGAGAATTACCAATAGGAAACCTAGGGCTAAGAATCCCGATAGCGATATGATCTTAGTCAATGGCGATACTTTCAATTCCATTATTTCTTAGTGTCTTTTACCGTTTCCCTTCTTCAGTGTTGTCCCAGATACGTCTTTTGTTAAGTGTGTTCAAAGAGCTTGGCTTCAACACTTTTCAAGCCTCACGGACTCGATCGAAAATAAAAGACTGGACATCATATAATAAACATAATCATCATGAACCACTTGCTTTATCACATATACTACGCAGTGCCCCTCTTTTCAATTAGAGAAGCTTTAATAAACTTTATACAGGACTATAAACAGGATATCTTACAACCATTActgttttggttcttcacCTTGACCTTGACCTTGACCTTGAGAAGAGGAATCGTTCTTGTACATTTGTTCGAATAATTTCATAGATGCTTGTTGCAATTCGTCAgtcttgttcttcaaatcttcaggACCAACATCCTCACCAGCTTGTACACGAGCGACGGTTTCTCTCAAAGAAGTGATTTGGTCTTGAACCTTTTGAGCTTCGACCTTGTCTAACTtaccttcaaattctttcaaagaagattcGGTATCGTTGGCCAATTGGTCAGCTCTGTTAGCAGCTTCAATAGATTGTCTCTTGGCTTCATCCTGAGACTTGTATTTCTCTGCGTCTTGAACCATTTGTTCGATTTCA
The genomic region above belongs to Zygosaccharomyces rouxii strain CBS732 chromosome F complete sequence and contains:
- the RAD54 gene encoding DNA-dependent ATPase RAD54 (highly similar to uniprot|P32863 Saccharomyces cerevisiae YGL163C RAD54 DNA-dependent ATPase stimulates strand exchange by modifying the topology of double-stranded DNA involved in the recombinational repair of double-strand breaks in DNA during vegetative growth and meiosis member of the SWI/SNF family) yields the protein MVKARLHSPPNGIGAGENPKLVPRSLNIQGSFAELTKPFKVPYKNNNKRNVENDNSVRRTRRRTGISYAGMDVDVDMSMNNVEEEEEEEERRVRADALSAHRLAQDPQRLSKIENTLRRSFTVPIKGYTQRHSLPLTLGTKKKVIPEPRPLHDPTDEFAIVLYDPTVDGDMERNDSLPVAPPSSSDSNSQTQINRVQLMTNGVRNKSLKELLGETETQSKKFPNIPVVIDPKLAKILRPHQVEGVRFLYRCVTGLVMKDFLDKELVTKGVENTTQEVNRGAYGCIMADEMGLGKTLQCIALMWTLLRQGPQGKRLIDKCIIVCPSSLVNNWANELDKWLGPGTLSPLAIDGKKSSLNNGSVSGAIHSWAQAQGRNIVKPVLIISYETLRRNTDQLKNCNVGLMLADEGHRLKNADSLTFTSLDSIDCSRRVILSGTPIQNDLSEYFALLNFSNPGLLGSRSEFRKNFEIPILKSRDADATDEDVRKGQEKLSQLSYVVSKFIIRRTNDILAKYLPCKYEHVIFVNLTPFQRELYKKNVESRDVKKLVKGVGGTQPLKAIGLLKKLCNHPDLVDFNEEIENLDEISIPDDYEWNSKRKDLQVKYSSKFSILERFLAKIRSESDDKIVIISNYTQTLDLIEKLCRQKRYGSVRLDGTMGINKRQKLVDRFNDPEGQEFVFLLSSKAGGCGINLIGANRLILLDPDWNPAADQQALARVWRDGQKKDCFIYRFISTGSIEEKIYQRQSMKLSLSSCVVDAKEDVERLFSADNLKQLFQFNDKTICETHETYHCKRCNKDGKQMARSQAMLYGDATTWNHLIHKDLEKTNDHLLRNEFNHKDISYVFQYISH
- a CDS encoding Zn(II)2Cys6 transcription factor domain-containing protein (some similarities with uniprot|Q12286 Saccharomyces cerevisiae YPR009W SUT2 Involved in sterol uptake homologous to SUT1); the encoded protein is MSTSIPVLNRNHSLPPLLLPASRPVSGVGSSAETRQDPFSTGSNGKRSGSLEGLTQLATKRARIDATGGSDDGSNSVPLPLLFASPIPLVGSSAPKSGSVSSVSSMSSFSDSSASPHVGVMFGDYGIRDGVRRNSDYATATERKSSKLTPPPTAPCMTRERNSPRSSASGPSSGSGSNSSKRQRVGPSCDGCRLKKIKCDAHVEIVLQDPRVVSQISNKLHQVVSRDQVSQMDLKVDISNIPMDSVLVKHIDKIVMFKPCTSCNKRRASLDGSQGPLDGRNDNVTGGVCVFSKGFTRADINVFVKICKKVGGKPVQEMTVEDYHEAGF
- the YIP5 gene encoding Yip5p (weakly similar to uniprot|P53108 Saccharomyces cerevisiae YGL161C YIP5 Protein that interacts with Rab GTPases computational analysis of large-scale protein-protein interaction data suggests a possible role in vesicle-mediated transport) → MSDGLDGVDDFGVNPFEETLPDTPLEEVPPEPIRNIEPEIAPKPIEEERPLAPGLLNYYSRYFQLTTADFRKRVLGSLSLRNEASPPDLYGPLWITATVVMSRFLGSGLFTLCIDGVFGGISTEVKDSSRQSWKLVHSAWLFYAYTLLTPFIAQKLLATNFIPLVSTYGYSNVTWIAGCLLLSVVDEFRRLGKNFVITIIEWVIVSLIALKRSYSLYNELEAGRKSLPLLVVDVAFCVAAKILLF
- the BUD16 gene encoding putative pyridoxal kinase BUD16 (similar to uniprot|P39988 Saccharomyces cerevisiae YEL029C), which produces MRLLATQSHVVHGYVGNKAATFPLQCLGWDVDCCNSVQFSNHTGYGLDKVRGNATTESQLDNTLQGVIQNFPHDYDALLSGYLPHAESIRLMGCHYAEYKRQNPHALWLLDPVMGDEGELYVSESVVPEYKRLIFGPDVGIDIITPNQFELELLHGSPVTTLSELNDVLHGMHRFIPIIVVSSLDTRLFNDPNNIFIAASQAGKPPVILRVPLIDSYFTGIGDIFSALLIDRIYKQRDELNLVSCVNDTLNVVQDVLKVTRDHSPRGVTMGSTLMKESELKIIECRDLYEGPGEEQGLQFKYKVLY
- the VPS55 gene encoding Vps55p (similar to uniprot|P47111 Saccharomyces cerevisiae YJR044C VPS55 Vacuolar Protein Sorting YJR044c), which produces MELKVSPLTKIISLSGFLALGFLLVILSCALFHNYYPLLDVLIFLLAPLPNSLFGKGSLDGADFMSENAGDAQDLGHFLTGLFVTSGVALPTVFYHCRLIGLMSCVMCTTGGLVIYSSIVVFSWFFRSSWEQDDALFS